From a region of the Vibrio orientalis CIP 102891 = ATCC 33934 genome:
- a CDS encoding helix-turn-helix domain-containing protein, protein MDYTYYRPDEIYGTESKRERNNKIISHLEAGYTVTTVARHHKLSWQTIYNIITKAFKDAKERAEFMDSLEKY, encoded by the coding sequence ATGGATTACACATATTACAGACCAGATGAAATTTACGGCACAGAATCAAAAAGAGAACGTAATAACAAGATTATTAGTCATCTGGAAGCAGGCTATACAGTTACTACAGTTGCTCGCCACCATAAGTTATCGTGGCAGACGATATACAACATCATCACCAAAGCATTTAAAGATGCAAAAGAACGTGCCGAGTTTATGGATTCATTGGAGAAGTACTGA
- the ppiC gene encoding peptidylprolyl isomerase PpiC codes for MANTAAALHILVKHKEQAEDIIKQLKKGAKFQTLAKKYSTCPSGKKGGDLGEFRRGQMVPQFDKVCFSGETLVPHLVKTKFGWHVVKVLYRI; via the coding sequence CACAGCAGCGGCTCTGCACATTTTAGTTAAGCACAAAGAGCAAGCAGAAGACATCATCAAGCAGCTAAAGAAAGGCGCAAAGTTTCAAACTTTAGCTAAGAAATATTCCACCTGCCCATCGGGCAAAAAGGGTGGTGATCTTGGTGAATTCCGCCGTGGTCAAATGGTCCCTCAGTTCGATAAAGTGTGCTTCTCTGGTGAAACACTGGTTCCACATTTAGTGAAGACCAAATTCGGGTGGCATGTTGTGAAGGTTTTGTACCGTATTTAA
- a CDS encoding recombinase family protein, translating into MYTPQLLSEHYSQITTPQSEQPLAILYSRFSSRNQVGNDSINRQLEGAQKFCEYHNLKLSEANYSDLGISAYKDNVREGLELLLNAVRDGTIPANSWILCHTTCRLSRKGFQHVLKLVSELVATGCKFCTINDNQVYDSTNINKLSSALPLIISADLAFSESEKKSLMIKHAKEQTRKNRKIVGKQPYWITLQDGKPMLNDFSTIVKTIIDLRLKGYSAQRIAKQLNADGHLSPTGKSWGAAAIRKTIDNHVLYGAKEYSEMKDGKLVPVEIVEDLYPALCSKSIWLQIKYEKGTKEVGKRSKSSPFSKLLRCACCGSAMTTRSTYQKGVKYDYRVCIRSTEGSCDQKSRFRDLDNIILGELKHLKYEVKTHATVEVDSIKVFQDKLTLLNQTKELLQSNPTALAAIYADIAKTEQELHEAKRTKELLESQPNEVNFQAIVDVEDQSQRNVLLRRIIESIEVKRIDKEKLVSQVRVVVRFKNSHTQTFVVCYRYRGYDVKWLTDTEKYKEQLNAFVNDAVKQLEEWER; encoded by the coding sequence ATGTACACCCCTCAATTGCTTAGTGAACATTACAGCCAGATCACTACTCCTCAATCAGAACAACCATTAGCCATCCTTTACTCACGATTCAGTTCCCGTAACCAAGTGGGCAATGATTCTATCAATCGCCAGCTAGAAGGTGCTCAAAAGTTTTGTGAGTACCACAATCTAAAGTTATCTGAAGCTAACTACTCCGACTTGGGAATAAGTGCCTACAAAGACAATGTCCGTGAAGGACTTGAACTACTTTTGAACGCTGTCCGTGATGGAACCATTCCTGCTAATAGCTGGATTCTGTGTCACACAACATGCCGTCTATCCCGTAAAGGCTTTCAACATGTGCTTAAACTAGTGAGTGAACTAGTAGCCACTGGTTGTAAGTTCTGCACGATTAATGACAACCAAGTGTATGATTCAACAAACATCAACAAGTTGAGTAGTGCTTTACCGCTCATTATTTCTGCTGATTTGGCGTTCAGTGAATCAGAGAAAAAGTCATTAATGATCAAGCATGCTAAAGAGCAAACGCGCAAAAATCGTAAGATTGTTGGTAAGCAGCCATACTGGATCACTCTTCAAGATGGCAAGCCAATGCTTAATGACTTTTCAACGATTGTTAAGACTATTATTGATCTCCGTTTAAAGGGTTACTCTGCGCAACGCATTGCCAAGCAGCTTAATGCAGATGGTCATCTAAGCCCTACAGGGAAATCATGGGGTGCAGCTGCGATCAGAAAGACGATTGATAACCATGTGCTCTATGGAGCCAAAGAATATAGTGAGATGAAAGATGGTAAATTAGTGCCAGTTGAAATCGTTGAGGATCTGTATCCTGCTCTGTGTTCAAAAAGCATTTGGTTGCAAATCAAATATGAAAAGGGCACAAAAGAAGTAGGTAAGCGAAGTAAGAGCAGCCCATTTAGCAAACTGTTGCGTTGTGCATGTTGTGGCTCAGCCATGACCACTCGAAGCACGTATCAAAAAGGTGTCAAATACGATTACCGTGTTTGCATTCGTTCAACTGAGGGTAGCTGTGATCAAAAATCCCGTTTCCGTGATCTAGACAATATCATCCTAGGTGAACTCAAACACTTGAAGTATGAAGTAAAGACACATGCAACAGTTGAAGTTGATAGCATTAAGGTGTTTCAAGATAAGCTAACTTTGCTAAATCAAACGAAAGAGTTACTTCAATCAAATCCTACTGCTCTAGCAGCAATTTACGCTGATATTGCCAAAACAGAGCAAGAGCTACATGAAGCAAAGCGCACAAAAGAGTTACTGGAATCTCAACCAAATGAAGTCAACTTCCAAGCCATTGTGGACGTTGAGGATCAAAGTCAACGAAATGTTCTATTAAGGCGCATCATCGAATCAATTGAAGTAAAACGCATTGATAAGGAAAAGTTAGTATCTCAAGTGCGTGTAGTAGTTCGTTTTAAGAACAGTCATACACAAACATTTGTCGTTTGCTATCGTTATCGAGGCTATGACGTTAAGTGGCTTACTGATACTGAGAAATATAAAGAACAATTGAACGCATTTGTTAATGATGCAGTGAAACAACTTGAAGAATGGGAAAGATAA